The following proteins are encoded in a genomic region of Cryptomeria japonica chromosome 11, Sugi_1.0, whole genome shotgun sequence:
- the LOC131859833 gene encoding uncharacterized protein LOC131859833: protein MFLKAVDCEGQVKDAQFIANILIQCIQDVGPQNVVQVITDNAKNCRAAGMLIETRFEHIFWTPCAVHSLNLMLQKIGRKIDWIKQIYVEAEEIQMFITNHNMSQAIFRSFSQLELLKVAETRFASNTIVLRRLVKVRQPLASMVISQSWSLWRQSNTERAANVKRMILDDTWWD from the exons atgtttctgaaagctgtggattgtgagggacaggtgaaggatgcacaatttattgctaacatccttatacaatgcattcaggatgtgggacctcaaaatgttgtccaagtaataacggacaatgcaaagaattgtagagctgcaggtatgttgattgagacacggtttgaacacatattttggacaccttgtgctgtccactctctcaacctcatgctacaaaagataggcaggaaaatagattggatcaaacaaatttatgttgaggctgaagagatccaaatgttcatcacaaaccataacatgtcacaggccattttcagatcattttcacagttggagttgctaaag gttgccgagacccgatttgcatccaacacaatcgtcttgaggcgacttgtgaaggtgcgacagccacttgctagcatggtaattagtcaaagttggtccctatggaggcaatccaatactgaaagggcagcaaatgtaaagcgcatgatcctagatgacacttggtgggattga